The Eremothecium gossypii ATCC 10895 chromosome IV, complete sequence genome contains a region encoding:
- the RPL2A gene encoding 60S ribosomal protein uL2 (Syntenic homolog of Saccharomyces cerevisiae YFR031C-A (RPL2A) and YIL018W (RPL2B); 1-intron) — MGRVIRNQRKGAGSIFTSHTRLRQGAAKLRTLDYAERHGYIRGVVKQIVHDAGRGAPLAKVVFRDPYKYKLREETFIANEGVHTGQFIYAGKNASLNVGNILPLGSVPEGTIVSNVEERPGDRGALARTSGNYVIVIGHNPDENKTRIRLPSGAKKIVSSDARGVIGVIAGGGRVDKPLLKAGRAFHKYKVKRNSWPKTRGVAMNPVDHPHGGGNHQHIGKASTISRGAVSGQKAGLIAARRTGLLRGSQKTQD; from the exons ATGG GTAGAGTTATTAGAAACCAAAGAAAGGGTGCTGGTTCTATCTTCACCTCTCACACCAGATTGAGACAGGGTGCTGCCAAGTTGAGAACTTTGGACTACGCCGAGAGACACGGTTACATTCGTGGTGTTGTCAAGCAGATTGTCCACGACGCCGGCAGAGGTGCTCCTCTAGCCAAGGTTGTCTTCCGTGACCCATACAAGTACAAGTTGCGTGAGGAGACCTTCATTGCCAACGAGGGTGTGCACACCGGTCAGTTCATCTACGCCGGTAAGAACGCTTCTTTGAACGTCGGTAACATCTTGCCACTAGGCTCCGTTCCAGAGGGTACGATCGTCTCTAACGTCGAGGAGAGACCAGGTGACAGAGGTGCTCTAGCCAGAACCTCCGGTAACTACGTCATTGTCATTGGCCACAACCCAGACGAGAACAAGACCAGAATCAGATTGCCTTCTGGTGCCAAGAAGATCGTCTCCTCTGACGCCAGAGGTGTCATCGGTGTCATCGCTGGTGGTGGTAGAGTTGACAAGCCATTGTTGAAGGCTGGCCGTGCTTTCCACAAGTACAAGGTTAAGAGAAACTCTTGGCCAAAGACCCGTGGTGTTGCCATGAACCCCGTGGACCACCCTCACGGTGGTGGTAACCACCAGCACATTGGTAAGGCCTCTACCATCTCCAGAGGTGCTGTTTCTGGTCAAAAGGCTGGTTTGATTGCTGCTAGAAGAACCGGTTTGTTGCGTGGTTCTCAAAAGACTCAAGATTAG
- the RRT5 gene encoding Rrt5p (Syntenic homolog of Saccharomyces cerevisiae YFR032C (RRT5)), with product MSDQPAQSDLPDQGALPPQEAAQPQAVREDPQPQQCAQQVLFEQQGAQHRVYISNLSQDATEEALTEFLKDFHPVSVLIPSQSVRGFQKTSVRPLGIAYVEFKDADTAAKVILELNGVTFMDRELRLRYHIPFKSEKEKLARGPNKFRQIQRRLSELRRRNSDAGATVTTDNGPQVDAAAVPREMSKVTIYVGRLPGRTTDKDLRTYFHEYLPQEIIVFKHRQFRGWRIRRHVTAAVITFPDHERQESALESLSNLPFNGRTVRMAPAFEDKLAEIRAEVQRMAVEQQLPQPASNLGIYIGNNLIAMQPLQTRKADQQSLQSQHSPQNAAEDQTITAPPPSQQQLPQLQPIAPPLSLQPLNPVENTQPVQGLDLSIPREHEEVVRGQPLLRLQKLQMIQRLQRLHRQKQRQQIQQEPAAQPAAQPAAQPATEAAVAPQLVPEQEAHQAAAQAEPQQVLERPIAAGA from the coding sequence ATGTCTGATCAACCAGCACAGTCAGATTTGCCCGACCAGGGCGCACTTCCTCCACAAGAGGCGGCCCAACCACAAGCTGTAAGAGAGGATCCCCAACCGCAACAATGCGCCCAGCAGGTTCTATTCGAGCAACAGGGCGCGCAACATAGGGTGTATATCTCTAATTTGAGCCAAGACGCAACCGAGGAGGCGTTGACCGAGTTCCTCAAGGACTTCCATCCTGTATCCGTCTTGATTCCCAGCCAGAGTGTGCGCGGTTTCCAGAAGACATCTGTCAGGCCCTTGGGGATTGCCTACGTGGAATTCAAGGACGCAGACACAGCCGCCAAGGTGATTCTTGAGCTTAACGGAGTCACATTCATGGACAGAGAGCTAAGGCTCAGGTACCACATCCCCTTTAAGAGTGAAAAAGAGAAATTGGCCAGAGGGCCCAACAAGTTCCGCCAGATCCAGCGGCGGCTATCGGAGTTACGCAGAAGGAACTCGGATGCCGGCGCTACCGTCACTACGGACAATGGGCCACAGGTGGACGCTGCCGCGGTTCCCAGAGAGATGTCCAAGGTGACCATCTATGTTGGCCGGTTGCCTGGCAGGACAACGGACAAGGATTTGAGAACGTACTTCCACGAGTACTTGCCTCAAGAAATCATTGTCTTCAAACACCGGCAGTTCAGAGGCTGGCGTATCCGTCGGCACGTCACTGCGGCTGTCATCACCTTCCCGGACCACGAGCGGCAGGAATCGGCGCTAGAAAGCCTTTCGAATTTGCCATTCAACGGCAGGACAGTCCGCATGGCGCCTGCCTTTGAAGACAAGTTGGCGGAGATCCGCGCAGAAGTTCAACGCATGGCGGTTGAGCAGCAGCTACCCCAGCCAGCCTCGAACTTGGGCATATACATCGGTAACAACCTAATTGCCATGCAGCCTCTGCAGACCCGGAAGGCCGACCAACAGTCACTTCAGTCCCAGCACTCTCCTCAAAATGCTGCTGAAGACCAAACCATAACCGCCCCCCCTCCATCTCAGCAGCAGTTGCCACAACTGCAGCCGATTGCACCACCACTGTCCCTACAGCCGCTTAACCCGGTGGAGAACACCCAGCCTGTGCAGGGCCTAGACCTCAGCATTCCACGTGAGCACGAGGAAGTTGTGAGGGGCCAGCCGCTTCTGCGTCTACAGAAGCTACAGATGATCCAGCGCCTACAGCGGCTCCATCGGCAGAAGCAGAGACAACAGATACAGCAGGAACCTGCTGCACAGCCGGCCGCACAGCCGGCCGCACAGCCAGCTACCGAGGCTGCTGTTGCGCCGCAACTTGTTCCCGAACAAGAGGCACATCAGGCAGCCGCGCAGGCTGAGCCCCAACAGGTGCTAGAGAGACCCATTGCTGCTGGTGCATAA
- the RPL29 gene encoding 60S ribosomal protein eL29 (Syntenic homolog of Saccharomyces cerevisiae YFR032C-A (RPL29); 1-intron), whose translation MAKSKNHTAHNQTKKAHRNGIKKPRTNKYPSLKGVDAKFKRNHKYALHGTAKALAAKRAAKN comes from the coding sequence ATGGCCAAGTCTAAGAACCACACCGCTCACAACCAGACCAAGAAGGCTCACAGAAACGGTATCAAGAAGCCAAGAACCAACAAGTACCCATCTTTGAAGGGTGTGGACGCCAAGTTCAAGAGAAACCACAAGTACGCTCTACACGGTACTGCTAAGGCCTTGGCTGCCAAGCGTGCTGCGAAGAACTAA
- the QCR6 gene encoding ubiquinol--cytochrome-c reductase subunit 6 (Syntenic homolog of Saccharomyces cerevisiae YFR033C (QCR6)) — MISSITEYLEELKEAFVPTVAKAEDDVEDVEEEEEEEDEDEDEDEDEDEEEEAGDQLDELREECRNAADAKPLVHHYMECVERVQHAQQQPGYADLDYQEDCVEEFFHLQHHLDSCAAPKLFDKLK, encoded by the coding sequence ATGATCTCATCTATCACTGAATACTTGGAGGAGTTGAAGGAAGCCTTTGTTCCTACTGTCGCGAAAGCCGAGGACGACGTGGAAGACGTcgaagaggaagaagaagaggaggacgaggatgaggacgaggacgaggacgaggacgaggaagaggagGCCGGCGACCAGCTGGACGAGCTAAGAGAGGAGTGCAGAAACGCGGCCGACGCCAAGCCGCTGGTCCACCACTACATGGAGTGTGTGGAACGCGTGCAgcacgcgcagcagcagcctgGCTACGCCGACCTAGACTACCAGGAGGACTGTGTCGAGGAGTTCTTCCACTTGCAACACCATCTTGACAGCTGCGCTGCTCCAAAGCTCTTCGACAAGTTGAAGTAA
- the PHO4 gene encoding phosphate-sensing transcription factor PHO4 (Syntenic homolog of Saccharomyces cerevisiae YFR034C (PHO4)), with product MRTTGWNDTAGGEGRTILEQVGEYLSEQGRRPGGSTAGEWDEAEQTEHERERRDKGDQMAGPGSHFLDFSLLDEGNEVGDKERLRQRAAVFSPVMSPMLHIYGSVSNTPLLTADKAHASQNTPHLQGAGAGSALQGQGMSPLSSPALGAGAATAPAAFSLPEAAAGIVSRKCAAGSARPAKKTPHSTPYLGATPGKVVKQSPLVDAKKSNGSTVSSGSSSKYKNHTWDDMFCLPTSSMGIGGHSSLGSTPDDSLRAPLDGSDDLHDARKPAPGLPRFILPSNNPQRQLPPPPSDSVIHASQSPVIKPNYAGKPPGFVSARSVRTLSGGDANTGDEFIKKEVHKVAEQGRRNRLNNALAELNDLLPPELKESAQVPSKATTVELACKYIRQLTGQQN from the coding sequence ATGAGAACAACGGGATGGAATGACACGGCAGGAGGCGAGGGACGGACCATCCTAGAACAGGTCGGAGAGTATCTGAGCGAGCAGGGGCGCCGGCCAGGGGGCTCTACGGCGGGCGAGTGGGACGAGGCGGAGCAGACCGAGCATGAGCGCGAGCGGCGAGATAAGGGCGATCAGATGGCGGGTCCCGGGAGCCACTTCCTGGATTTCtcgctgctggacgaggGAAACGAGGTGGGCGACAAggagcggctgcggcagaGGGCCGCGGTGTTTTCTCCTGTGATGTCGCCGATGCTGCACATATATGGCTCCGTGTCGAACACGCCGCTGCTGACGGCTGACAAGGCGCACGCGAGCCAGAACACACCGCACCTCCAGGGCGCGGGGGCCGGGAGCGCGCTCCAGGGCCAGGGCATGTCTCCGCTGTCGTCGCCCGCGCTCGGGGCAGGGGCAGCCACTGCGCCGGCGGCATTCAGCCTgccggaggcggcggcgggcaTCGTGTCGCGCAAGTGCgcggcgggcagcgcgcgccCCGCGAAGAAGACCCCCCACTCCACGCCGTACCTGGGAGCGACCCCCGGCAAGGTGGTCAAGCAGTCTCCACTGGTCGACGCGAAGAAGAGCAATGGGTCGACCGTCTCATCGGGCTCCTCATCCAAGTACAAAAACCACACCTGGGACGACATGTTTTGCCTGCCGACCAGCTCAATGGGCATTGGCGGCCACAGCTCGCTCGGCAGCACCCCGGACGACAGCCTGCGCGCGCCCCTCGACGGCTCCGACGACCTGCACGACGCGCGCAAGCCTGCACCGGGCCTTCCGCGCTTCATACTGCCCTCCAACAACCCTCAGCGACAGCTGCCCCCTCCGCCCTCCGACTCTGTTATCCATGCGTCGCAATCCCCAGTCATAAAGCCCAATTACGCAGGCAAGCCCCCCGGATTCGTGTCCGCGCGCAGCGTCCGTACCCTGTCAGGGGGCGACGCGAACACCGGCGACGAGTTCATCAAGAAAGAAGTACACAAGGTCGCCGAGCAGGGCCGCCGCAATAGGCTGAACAATGCTCTGGCCGAGCTCAACGATCTCCTGCCGCCAGAGCTCAAAGAGTCAGCCCAGGTACCGTCCAAGGCTACCACAGTGGAGCTGGCTTGTAAATACATAAGACAGTTGACTGGTCAACAAAACTAA
- the FAF1 gene encoding Faf1p (Syntenic homolog of Saccharomyces cerevisiae YIL019W (FAF1)) — protein sequence MSDNEEYMQQLEAQRRAFEAQFGSLEDMGYVDKTRAAQSNDTSTSASESDSDPESEGDARSGQSESDEQSEMDGASASSDDEAAHTPRVISFRAPSDAYSGPSPRELRRIRSGKAPGLETEPAPKSAAADRDEKQLLEQDIELQRFLQESHIFAALNSQPSGADLTLRTIDNPAYAGGEVIGKARARTLEMRLNALSATNGAARTLETVPMNIRKGMVSKHRSRIREHEQLARDSGTVLAKVRRGEFRKIDATYKKDIERRIGTTIKAADRARKKHRDRAPRIHAVGKSTRNGLVISPKEIAAVAASEPKRRKR from the coding sequence ATGAGCGACAATGAAGAATATatgcagcagctcgagGCCCAGCGGAGGGCCTTCGAGGCCCAGTTTGGCTCCCTAGAGGATATGGGATATGTAGACAAGACCCGTGCTGCACAAAGCAACGACACAAGCACCAGCGCCTCCGAGAGCGACAGTGACCCGGAGAGCGAGGGCGACGCGCGCTCCGGACAGTCTGAATCCGACGAGCAGTCCGAAATGGACGGCGCCTCAGCCAGCTCCGACGACGAGGCGGCCCATACGCCGCGCGTGATCTCGTTCCGCGCGCCGTCAGATGCCTACAGCGGGCCTTCTCCACGAGAACTGCGCCGCATCCGCAGCGGCAAGGCGCCGGGCCTAGAGACCGAGCCCGCGCCGAAATCTGCCGCGGCCGACCGCGACGagaagcagctgctggaacAGGACATCGAGCTCCAGCGTTTTCTGCAGGAGTCACACATCTTCGCCGCGCTCAACTCGCAGCCATCCGGCGCAGATCTCACCCTGCGCACCATCGACAACCCTGCATACGCCGGCGGTGAGGTCATCGGCAAGGCCCGTGCCCGCACACTCGAGATGCGCCTCAATGCCCTGTCCGCTACCAATGGCGCGGCACGAACCCTCGAAACCGTGCCTATGAACATACGCAAAGGCATGGTTTCCAAGCACCGCAGTCGCATCCGGGagcacgagcagctggccCGGGACTCCGGCACCGTCCTCGCCAAGGTCCGTCGCGGAGAGTTCCGGAAGATAGACGCAACCTACAAAAAAGACATCGAGCGTCGCATTGGCACGACCATCAAGGCTGCAGACCGTGCCCGCAAGAAACACCGCGATCGCGCGCCGCGAATCCATGCTGTCGGCAAGAGCACCCGAAATGGCCTGGTCATAAGTCCAAAGGAGATCGCCGCTGTTGCGGCTTCTGAGCCTAAGCGCCGGAAACGCTAA
- the HIS6 gene encoding 1-(5-phosphoribosyl)-5- ((5-phosphoribosylamino)methylideneamino)imidazole-4-carboxamide isomerase HIS6 (Syntenic homolog of Saccharomyces cerevisiae YIL020C (HIS6)), whose amino-acid sequence MTRFVGCIDLHDGKVKQIVGGTLSSKPDGEAPVTNFVSDKSPSHYAHLYASNDVQGSHVIRLGQSNDEAALMALQAAPGFLQLGGGVTKDNCQYWLQWASKVIVTSALFDSDGSFQLQRLREISGLCGRARLVVDLSCRRASDGASWTVMMNKWQTPTTLALNEETLALLSEYCSEFLIHAADVEGLCRGIDEELVAQLGLWAAQLRGDVRVVYAGGANSVADLGLVKRLSGGRVDLTYGSALDIFGGSLVRFQDCCAWNRQQ is encoded by the coding sequence ATGACGCGGTTCGTAGGCTGTATTGACCTGCATGACGGGAAAGTGAAACAGATCGTCGGTGGGACGCTCAGCTCGAAGCCAGATGGCGAAGCGCCAGTCACCAACTTCGTTTCGGACAAGTCGCCCTCGCACTATGCCCATCTTTACGCCAGCAACGACGTGCAGGGCTCGCACGTCATTCGCCTCGGCCAATCCAACGATGAAGCAGCGCTCATGGCGCTTCAGGCGGCACCCGGCTTTCTGCAGCTGGGCGGAGGGGTGACCAAGGACAACTGCCAGTACTGGCTGCAGTGGGCTTCCAAGGTAATTGTGACATCTGCGCTCTTTGATAGCGACGGCAGCTTCCAAttgcagcggctgcgggaAATATCGGGGCTCTGTGGGCGCGCCCGGCTAGTGGTGGATCTGAGCTGCCGCCGGGCGTCAGACGGTGCCAGCTGGACGGTGATGATGAACAAGTGGCAAACCCCGACGACGCTAGCGCTGAACGAGGAGACGCTCGCGCTGCTGAGCGAGTATTGCAGCGAGTTTTTGATTCACGCGGCGGATGTCGAGGGCCTCTGCAGAGGCATCGACGAGGAACTCGTCGCGCAGCTCGGGCTATGGGCTGCCCAGCTCCGCGGGGATGTCCGGGTCGTGtacgccggcggcgccaaCAGCGTTGCGGACTTGGGCCTCGTGAAACGCCTCAGCGGTGGCCGCGTCGATCTCACCTACGGCTCCGCGCTGGACATCTTCGGCGGCTCGCTCGTCCGGTTTCAAGACTGCTGCGCGTGGAACAGGCAGCAGTAG
- the RPB3 gene encoding DNA-directed RNA polymerase II core subunit RPB3 (Syntenic homolog of Saccharomyces cerevisiae YIL021W (RPB3)) has protein sequence MSEEGPQVKIREATKDNVDFILSNVDLSLANSLRRIMIAEIPTLAIDSVEIESNTSVLADEFISHRLGLVPLQSKDIDQLVYCRDCFCEDHCDRCSVLLTLHAVGESESTTNVYAKDLQIVSDLGGKNIGHPIIQDKEANGVLICKLRKGQELRLKCVAKKGIAKEHAKWSPAAAIEFEYDPWNKLRHTDYWHEQDPEAEWPHSKNCEFEDPPNEDDQFDYSAKPNTFYMNVESVGSIPSDQVVIRGIKTLQDKVADILFSLKKMDQDKVAFGGPTGDAAPMEVDQDPYSATSGRFNEYNDNAHAAYDDAW, from the coding sequence ATGAGTGAAGAAGGACCCCAAGTGAAGATTAGGGAAGCCACGAAGGACAATGTGGACTTCATTCTGTCGAATGTGGATCTGTCGCTGGCCAACTCGCTGCGGCGGATCATGATTGCGGAGATCCCGACGCTGGCCATCGACTCGGTGGAAATCGAGAGTAACACATCGGTGCTGGCAGACGAGTTCATCTCGCACCGGCTGGGGCTGGTGCCGCTGCAGAGCAAGGACATTGACCAGCTGGTGTACTGCCGGGACTGCTTCTGCGAGGACCACTGTGACCGGTGCTCGGTGCTGCTGACGCTGCACGCGGTGGGAGAGAGCGAGTCGACGACTAACGTGTACGCGAAGGACCTGCAGATTGTGAGCGACCTGGGGGGCAAGAACATCGGGCACCCGATCATTCAGGACAAGGAGGCGAACGGGGTGCTGATCTGCAAGCTGCGGAAGGGCCAGGAGCTGCGGCTGAAGTGCGTGGCGAAGAAGGGCATAGCGAAGGAGCACGCGAAGTGGTCACCCGCGGCAGCGATCGAGTTTGAGTACGACCCGTGGAACAAGTTGCGGCACACAGACTACTGGCACGAGCAGGACCCGGAGGCGGAGTGGCCGCACTCCAAGAACTGCGAGTTCGAGGACCCGCCGAACGAGGATGACCAGTTCGATTACAGCGCCAAGCCCAACACGTTCTACATGAACGTGGAGAGCGTCGGGAGCATCCCGTCTGACCAGGTGGTCATCAGGGGCATTAAGACTTTACAGGATAAGGTGGCAGACATCCTCTTCTCGCTCAAGAAGATGGACCAGGATAAGGTTGCGTTCGGCGGTCCGACCGGCGATGCAGCCCCGATGGAGGTTGACCAGGACCCCTACAGCGCCACTAGCGGGCGGTTTAATGAATATAACGACAACGCGCATGCCGCGTATGACGACGCATGGTGA
- a CDS encoding uncharacterized protein (NOHBY409; No homolog in Saccharomyces cerevisiae; Syntenic homolog of Kluyveromyces lactis KLLA0D16192g) — protein sequence MTTARSGRSWQRHSACRRLCSTRPAAAAGGCVVRGSLRCGLAQWPSWHAHRGCVFVKAKASAGMLPLSHEQAIAMERKAITIPDVRFEQTFRAALAKESARQRQLRAQKEGEAAADGEAGISALVVAKVVVRDVLLMPLVQGALWTGLLITMKPWLRLCMLGGRRAGQAFYRALVGDVRPRMRAA from the coding sequence ATGACTACTGCTCGGAGCGGCCGATCGTGGCAACGGCACTCAGCCTGTAGGCGGCTGTGTAGCACGCGTCCggccgcagctgcaggtggGTGTGTAGTTCGCGGGTCCCTTCGCTGCGGGCTGGCGCAGTGGCCCAGCTGGCATGCTCACCGAGGGTGCGTCTTCGTAAAAGCCAAAGCCAGCGCAGGAATGCTGCCTCTGAGCCACGAACAGGCGATTGCAATGGAGCGCAAAGCAATAACGATACCCGACGTCAGGTTCGAGCAGACGTTCCGCGCAGCGCTGGCGAAGGAAAgcgcgcggcagcggcagctgcgggcgcagaaggagggcgaggcggcggcggacggCGAGGCGGGGATCAGCGCACTGGTCGTCGCCAAGGTGGTGGTGCGGGACGTCCTGCTGATGCCGCTGGTGCAGGGCGCGCTGTGGACTGGGCTGCTGATCACGATGAAACCGTGGCTGCGCCTGTGCATGCtgggcgggcggcgcgcgggccaGGCGTTCTACCGGGCGCTGGTGGGGGACGTGCGGCCGCGCATGCGTGCAGCGTAA
- the TIM44 gene encoding protein translocase subunit TIM44 (Syntenic homolog of Saccharomyces cerevisiae YIL022W (TIM44)), with the protein MHRYSAVKQAQKSQPQRVLAARGFSATRWAGNGPKSPLQVFRETFKEEWKKSQELQDNIKALQDAGGRLGESDAYKKAREAYLKAQKGSTIVGKTLKRTGETLEHITVQAWESEIGKTTRKTVSKTAQKLDESFEPVRQTKVYKDMSEIIDDGESSRYGGFMEKERRREKRERDLATGKRATPVRSNEEAGSALVATDKEASESLGKKIQDFKEKTVVGRKLHEIKVRLWDENENPLIGLLRTISNKVGGLFAETESARVFAQFKLLDPTFNTEEFTKHLREYIIPEVLEAYVKGDEQVLKQWFSEAPYNVYSAQQKQIRQQELFADGRILDIRGVEIISAKLLPPQDVPAIVVGCRAQEIHLFRKATTGEIAAGHESNIMLSSYAMVLTRDPEKVDDKETEGWKILEFVRGGSRSFT; encoded by the coding sequence ATGCATAGGTACAGCGCAGTGAAACAAGCTCAAAAATCTCAACCGCAGCGTGTGCTGGCTGCCCGGGGGTTCTCGGCTACCCGATGGGCCGGAAATGGCCCGAAGTCACCGCTGCAGGTGTTCCGGGAGACATTCAAGGAGGAGTGGAAGAAGTcgcaggagctgcaggacAACATCAAGGCGCTGCAGGACGCAGGTGGCCGACTGGGCGAATCCGACGCATACAAAAAGGCGCGTGAGGCCTACCTCAAGGCGCAGAAGGGCTCGACCATCGTGGGCAAAACGCTGAAGCGGACCGGCGAGACGCTGGAGCACATCACGGTGCAGGCATGGGAGTCGGAGATCGGCAAAACCACACGGAAGACGGTTAGCAAGACCGCGCAGAAGCTGGACGAGAGCTTCGAGCCCGTCCGGCAGACGAAGGTGTACAAGGACATGAGCGAGATCATCGACGATGGCGAGTCCTCGAGGTATGGAGGGTTCATGGAGAAggagcggcggcgcgaGAAGCGCGAGCGCGACCTGGCCACCGGCAAGCGCGCGACGCCCGTGCGCAGCAACGAGGAGGCCGGCTCGGCGCTCGTGGCCACAGACAAGGAGGCCTCGGAGTCTCTCGGCAAGAAGATCCAGGACTTCAAGGAGAAGACGGTCGTTGGCCGCAAGCTGCATGAGATAAAGGTGCGCCTGTGGGACGAGAACGAGAACCCGCTGATCGGCCTGCTGCGCACGATCAGCAACAAGGTCGGAGGCCTGTTCGCAGAGACGGAGTCCGCGCGCGTGTTTGCGCAGTTCAAGCTGCTCGACCCCACCTTCAACACCGAGGAGTTCACAAAGCATCTGCGCGAGTATATCATTCCCGAGGTATTGGAGGCGTATGTGAAAGGTGACGAGCAGGTCTTGAAGCAGTGGTTCAGCGAGGCCCCATACAACGTCTACTCCGCGCAGCAGAAGCAGATCCGCCAGCAGGAGCTCTTCGCCGACGGCCGCATCCTCGACATCCGCGGCGTCGAGATCATCAGCGCCAAGCTCCTCCCCCCCCAGGACGTGCCCGCAATTGTCGTTGGCTGCCGCGCCCAGGAGATCCACCTGTTCCGCAAGGCCACCACCGGCGAGATCGCCGCAGGCCACGAGTCCAACATCATGCTCAGCTCCTACGCCATGGTCTTGACGCGCGACCCGGAAAAAGTCGACGACAAAGAGACCGAGGGCTGGAAGATCCTCGAGTTTGTGCGCGGCGGCTCCCGCTCATTTACCTAA
- the RSM18 gene encoding mitochondrial 37S ribosomal protein bS18m (Syntenic homolog of Saccharomyces cerevisiae YER050C (RSM18)), giving the protein MQTGCCGCILKKEAMLSSVRSGLLLSSSRAFSKCSRTLVAQQDLGLLGSAPKNDQVKKVPPEMMKKFATGSLYDPFDFSMARLHLEKKHRKNARKVDIFEELNLDPLDLYTSPAILSRFVGNTGKILHRDVTGLSVRSQKRMSRAVRRCQAIGLMSKTHKDVSLLSHSVMSER; this is encoded by the coding sequence ATGCAAacgggctgctgcgggTGCATTCTAAAGAAGGAGGCAATGTTGTCGTCTGTGAGGTCTGGGCTGCTGCTCAGCAGTAGCCGTGCGTTCTCCAAGTGCAGCAGGACGTTGGTTGCACAGCAAGACTTGGGCTTGCTAGGCTCCGCGCCGAAGAACGATCAGGTGAAGAAGGTGCCACCGGAAATGATGAAGAAGTTCGCCACAGGAAGCCTGTACGATCCCTTTGACTTCTCGATGGCGCGGTTGCACTTGGAAAAGAAGCACCGCAAGAACGCGCGCAAGGTGGACATATTTGAGGAACTGAACCTGGACCCTCTGGATTTGTACACGAGCCCGGCCATCCTGTCGCGATTTGTGGGGAACACCGGCAAGATCCTGCACCGGGATGTGACAGGCTTGTCCGTACGGAGCCAGAAGCGCATGTCGCGGGCCGTGCGCAGGTGCCAGGCGATCGGGCTGATGTCCAAGACGCACAAGGATGTGTCGCTACTGTCGCACAGCGTGATGTCGGAGAGGTAA